The region TCAGCTCCGCCtcggccgcctccgccgcgcccgcgAGGTGGCGGCGCGCGGCCGTGGTGGAGGCGGCGCCCGTggatgaggcggcggcggcgcggcgggccaGCGTGGCGCACGCGAGGAGGCCTCTCATGGTGGCGGTATGGTAGGAGTGGTGGTGGGGGAGTGGGATGGGGAAACAAAAGATGAGATTTtgaggggtggtggtggtgggtggcgACGGGGGAGGCGATCGGGAGTGGGTGGTGGCAGGCAAAGGGAGGGGACGAGGAGCTCGGCGCGAGCTCAGCTCGGGGGCGTTTGGTGATGATGGATCAGTGAGCGATCAGTGCTAGCCTTGTTGGCTTTCGGATTATTTTTTGTTGGGTTTTTGTCCGGTTTCGGTGGTGGATGGTGACGGCTCTCCCTCACTGGGCAAAGATTCGTGTGCGGATCTATAAAAAGAACACTTCACAGATTCTTGAATTCGAGTGGTAAAACATGTTCAGATTGAGATAAAAAAACATTCTGATCTAAACGCAAAACTTGGCACAGAGGCTAACAAAAAAAAATCATTCTGATGATATGCGTACGCATTGGCATCATGGCAGGGCAACTGGCCAGGAAGCAACAGCGGTGAGGCCAAGCAGATACGGCATCCAAGACTGATTAACTATAGACAAGCATAGGAGGATGGCAGCGCCCGACCAGGCTCAGATGCATGTTGTTGATTCAGATGTTGTTGATTCAGCAGCTGCAGAGAGAGGTGTGCCATTTCTTTAGGCAACATACCTAACCCGCAAATAACAATATTCTCGCAACCACTTGACATGAGATCACGAAGCTAAAACACACCAGCAACCAAAGCTACAGATTCTTCACCATCAAACCGAGAAACCATTGCAAATTGTACTTACTAGGCTTCAATTGTCAGATCTAGCAGTTCAAGAAAGCATGCCTTTTCTAGAGGCAAGGGTGGGGCTTACAACCAGAACAAAACACTGCTTCAAAAATGCCAGGCGACGAGGCGTCTCTATATAGGTATTCACAGGCTTCATCTCGCGGACATGAATTAAGGGTAAAACGGGTGACAACGTCTCGACCGCACATGTGGGCGAAAAAGGTCTCAGTAAATTCTGCAAGCACCTCACTACTTAGACCCAGCGGATTTCTTCGAAGAtgatttcttctgcttcttcggtTCCTTCTCGGGTATCTTCTCTGCCTCGACCGTCTTCTTCCTGTCCTTCCGCTCCCTCTTCTTCAAAGCATGCATGTGGGCTTTAAGAACCAGGGCATATGAAGCTTGGAATTTCAGATACTCCTTTGCAGACAGCTGAAAGGCATGGCATTGCAAGTACAGTAAGGTTCACTGATTGGTCCAGAAATGCAATGAAAGTGCCAGGACAGATATGTTCAATAATGCCACcattaaaataaaataagtcatcagTCCTCATAACCGAAACAATATTGCAAATGACAGTTCTCTGACGACATTTCAGAAAATATTCATAGTATTGCCAACATATCAAAAATGTAGCATGAGCATTCACCCTAAGCTCTAAGTGCACATATTTATCCAGCCCCGAAGGTAAAGCACTTGGTAGAAAAAATGCCCTACTCAGGGGGCATGCAGAAATTTGATATGGATGGGGGCAAATAGATATGCACAAAGATAAACAGATTAGTTCATGTGAGTACTTGTTTTGTGTTATCGGGATATGAAATGGGCAGGCATGTTTCCAAATTGACAGCAGACATCATTAGTAATTAGGATAACTAGTAACCCTTCTTCTACATGAAAATGAAGGAAATATAAGATAACAGAAATAAACAACAGTTTTGTAGCCATAAGTAAGGGACGCCCTACATCACCACTTCAACCATCAAAACGAAAAGGAGAAGTGAAATTGTTTAGCAAAACTTACGTAATGGGAATTGGGAGTCTTAACTTGTCAATTCTCCCTTTTTTAGATGGGCCATGATTTTATTACTAAGACAGGTTGCACAAATTGACGGCAACAGTGTCTTGTGGTAAAAGATGCACATATTCAATTGTTTCGTCGGAAAGCTTAAATGCATGGGTTCCCATTGATGCATAACCTTGTCAATGGAAAATGCTCCTTAATAAGGGCTTTCACAAAAGTAAGATAAGGTGATATCATGAGGTGTTATGACATGATCATTGGGAAAATATAGCTTAGGTATTTGCAAAGTGGAAATAAACTGTATACACTTTTATGAAAGGTGTTCAACTGATGTAAGATGAAACAATTAATGTGGGTCCTCACTGGTTCATGCAATTGAAACTTGACAAGGGCAAGAAAATATGTCCCATCCTTCAAATTTGCACCAATTGCTGAACTATCTTAACACTGGTAAGTTCTAACTCTTTCCCATTCAGTAATAAGATTGATAATCAAGAAAACTCATTAGTGATGGGCCCCTCTTCCCACTGCTCTATTAGTTTGCCTACAGCTGTAGCAATAGAGAGATTACTGCATAAAAGACTTGTACCACTATGGTCAAaatgtaccaaacgcaagtgcttcatTCCTCGCTTTATACTTGTCATTATGCTACTCAAAGTTGCTGCATATCCCGCAGCACTAGGATGATTGCGATATGACACAATGATCACAGGTACAATGTATCCTCTCTACATATTCAGGCCACTGAGTTGATTTACCTACCTATCAATTTCTCAATATCAACCAAACCATTCTGAACTGGAAGTAAACAACCAACAAATATTCTATCAGCATGTATGCAAACCTATCAGGAGGAAATATGCAAACGTCTGACCTATGATTCACAACCCTAGCAGAACAGGGGCTAATGACAATGACTAACAGCGGCCTGATTACCACCAGGTACAGAATCAATGCAAAACACATCTCACAGTCATAATGCGGAACCAGTAGCAGAAAAAAAGTGAATAATACCGAGGTGGAGATGTTCCTCTTGCCATCGGAGGCGCGGACCAGGCACCGGTACTCAACAGGCTCCCCCTTACTCGCCATCTTCTTCAACCTAGCCTGACACTTCATCGATGCTGCGCACATCAAACAACTCGTCACATCAGACCGACTTGCTGAACCCATCAAATCCACAACCCACACCACACGAACCAGCGGTGAAGGGACCAACTCACATCGCTTCATGGTGACCCACACGGAGCCCTTCTCCGTGCTCCGCTCGTACATGTTGGTCAGCTCGCTCAGGAACGGATCTGCCTGCATCAGCACCTGCGCGAACCACGCAATGCCGCGAGTACACATGGTCAGAATCAGTTCGAGAAAGCAGAGCGGAGTTTCTGCTCCGTTCTCCACCATCGATCTGAACTACGCGACGCCCGGGACTAGTAGAAGCGGCCGGATCGGTTCCAAATTCTAGGGCAAAAACGCCGGGAGATCTAGTTCTCCGCGGACTTCTTCTCGCCAGATCGCGATTCTCGGCACGACGAACGGGAAACACGGCGAGGATCGGAGGAACAGAGCATGGGGCGGGAGATTACCATCTTGAGGAGGGTGGTCTCGCGATCGCCGAGAGAGCGGAGGTCCTCCCCTTGTCCGTCGAGCCTTGGTCTCCTCCTCTTCGTCGGCTCCGCCGCTGGGGTTCGGGTCGAagacgggggagggggagggggagaggggagggTGGGGTGTTGTGGGAAGACGGACGGGGGAGATCACGGGGGGGGGGAGATCTGACGGATAAGGTGGCCGGGTGGGACGGCAGGGGCTGTGAACTTGTGGAGGCAGCCTTGGACTGGAGGACGGAACGGTGACGCCGACTTTAGGAAGAGAGGCAGAAACGCCGTGATTGCGTTCCTTGGGCTTGGGCTGAACGGGATGCTTAATactcatttaaaaaaaataaaattctCCGTATTAATTGTGTCTTAAATTAAAATtaataaatttgatcaaactttaagTGTTTACAATAACAGATATATATGATGTGAAAATATATTTCATGAGGAATCTAACGACACTAATTTGGTATCGTAAAAGTTAATAATGTTTTTTATAAATTTGACCGAAATATAGAAAGTTTGACTTACGATAAAGCTAATATACAGAGTAAATAAAACCGAAAGAGTATATTATTCATTCTTATGTCATTGACTATACCAAACATGTTTAGCAATATTTGGGGAAGAGAATGAGATTTTAAAGGTGAACATTTGTTAGAAGATTTGGCTTGAAAAGTTGAATAACTAAGTCGGGCCGGGTCGGGCTTGTCTCATTAGGCGGGCTCAGGCCTTGTTTGCAACCCAAAAGCTAATTCAAATGGGCCTTAGGCTCAgacttctatttttttatttttgtgtcGAGCTTTCACGCGTAAGCACTTAAAA is a window of Triticum dicoccoides isolate Atlit2015 ecotype Zavitan chromosome 2B, WEW_v2.0, whole genome shotgun sequence DNA encoding:
- the LOC119365722 gene encoding signal recognition particle 14 kDa protein isoform X2, translated to MVLMQADPFLSELTNMYERSTEKGSVWVTMKRSSMKCQARLKKMASKGEPVEYRCLVRASDGKRNISTSLSAKEYLKFQASYALVLKAHMHALKKRERKDRKKTVEAEKIPEKEPKKQKKSSSKKSAGSK
- the LOC119365722 gene encoding signal recognition particle 14 kDa protein isoform X1 translates to MVENGAETPLCFLELILTMCTRGIAWFAQVLMQADPFLSELTNMYERSTEKGSVWVTMKRSSMKCQARLKKMASKGEPVEYRCLVRASDGKRNISTSLSAKEYLKFQASYALVLKAHMHALKKRERKDRKKTVEAEKIPEKEPKKQKKSSSKKSAGSK